A genomic segment from Modestobacter roseus encodes:
- a CDS encoding metal ABC transporter ATP-binding protein: MTDVRTADPAPAAPPALVLDDVSVVRGGRTVWSQGTLTVPTGAVVGVIGPNGAGKTTLFQLALGLLPPATGRIEVLGRTPSRGDRRIGYVPQNYTAALGETVRARDLVMLGLTGGRFGLRRASAEERARVDGALARVGASGYADRRMSELSGGQQQRVAIAQAIVDDAELLLLDEPLANLDLRNQHEVVTLLGELTRSRQVTIMVVVHDLNPLLPVLTDAVYLLDGHPHHDPIDAVVTEDLLTHLYGTPVRVVRTAQGDLFTRGG, translated from the coding sequence TCCTCGACGACGTCTCGGTGGTGCGCGGCGGCCGGACCGTCTGGTCGCAGGGCACCCTCACCGTGCCCACGGGCGCGGTCGTCGGGGTGATCGGCCCCAACGGGGCCGGCAAGACCACGCTGTTCCAGCTGGCCCTCGGGCTGCTGCCCCCGGCCACCGGCCGGATCGAGGTGCTCGGCCGCACCCCCAGCCGGGGTGACCGCCGGATCGGCTACGTGCCGCAGAACTACACCGCCGCGCTCGGCGAGACGGTGCGCGCCCGCGACCTGGTCATGCTCGGCCTCACCGGCGGCCGCTTCGGACTGCGCCGCGCCTCCGCCGAGGAGCGGGCGCGGGTCGACGGGGCCCTGGCCCGGGTCGGCGCGTCCGGCTACGCCGACCGGCGGATGTCGGAGCTCTCCGGCGGCCAGCAGCAGCGGGTCGCCATCGCGCAGGCGATCGTCGACGACGCCGAGCTGCTGCTGCTCGACGAACCCCTGGCCAACCTCGACCTGCGCAACCAGCACGAGGTGGTGACGCTGCTCGGCGAGCTCACCCGCTCGCGACAGGTGACCATCATGGTCGTGGTGCACGACCTCAACCCCCTGCTGCCGGTGCTCACCGACGCCGTCTACCTGCTCGACGGGCACCCGCACCACGACCCGATCGACGCCGTCGTCACCGAGGACCTGCTCACCCACCTGTACGGCACCCCGGTCCGGGTGGTGCGCACCGCGCAGGGCGATCTCTTCACCCGGGGCGGCTGA
- a CDS encoding metal ABC transporter permease, producing MVTFQENWLQVLQTTFMQHALIGGSMVALAAGLMGWFVVTRQNAFAAHALAHIGFPGATGAILVGAPVTLGLAVFCVGGGLLIGLLGKRVADREVATGTILAFATGLGVLFASLATANASSTTTVLFGNLLAISTDQLWVFGGFTLLVVGALAVIARPLVFASVDPAVAEARGVPVRALGVAFIVLLALTVTMAVQVVGTLLLFALVVTPAAAALRMTARPGMVAALAVAIALGSVWLGLVLSAMVNLPPSFFVTTLAVLTWVLTLLVTRDRTPRGAAVPVADPAPLAAHPAG from the coding sequence GTGGTCACCTTCCAGGAGAACTGGCTGCAGGTGCTGCAGACCACGTTCATGCAGCACGCCCTGATCGGCGGTTCGATGGTCGCGCTGGCCGCCGGGCTGATGGGCTGGTTCGTCGTCACCCGGCAGAACGCCTTCGCCGCGCACGCGCTGGCCCACATCGGCTTCCCGGGCGCCACCGGCGCCATCCTGGTCGGCGCCCCGGTGACCCTGGGCCTGGCGGTGTTCTGCGTCGGCGGCGGGCTGCTGATCGGCCTGCTCGGCAAGCGGGTGGCCGACCGCGAGGTCGCCACCGGCACGATCCTCGCCTTCGCCACCGGCCTCGGGGTGCTGTTCGCCTCGCTCGCCACCGCCAACGCGAGCAGCACCACCACGGTGCTGTTCGGCAACCTGCTGGCGATCTCCACCGACCAGCTGTGGGTCTTCGGCGGCTTCACGCTGCTCGTCGTCGGGGCGCTCGCGGTGATCGCCCGCCCGCTGGTCTTCGCCTCCGTCGACCCGGCGGTGGCCGAGGCGCGGGGCGTGCCGGTGCGCGCCCTGGGGGTGGCGTTCATCGTGCTGCTCGCCCTGACCGTCACGATGGCCGTGCAGGTCGTCGGCACGCTGCTGCTGTTCGCGCTCGTGGTCACCCCGGCCGCCGCGGCCCTGCGGATGACCGCCCGGCCCGGGATGGTCGCCGCGCTCGCCGTGGCCATCGCACTGGGCAGCGTCTGGCTCGGCCTGGTGCTCTCCGCGATGGTCAACCTGCCGCCCAGCTTCTTCGTGACCACCCTCGCCGTCCTCACCTGGGTGCTCACCCTGCTGGTCACCCGCGACCGGACGCCCCGCGGCGCCGCCGTTCCGGTGGCCGACCCGGCGCCGCTCGCCGCCCACCCCGCCGGCTGA
- a CDS encoding TetR/AcrR family transcriptional regulator, translating into MTAAALPLHTADDGSAPVRRSRAERQEIVLDTAERLFSARSSRSVGMDELVRETGLGKMTVYRLFKSKDDLVGAYLARKAATVLSYIDAELIRLEGDPRAALLSVVDAVEKDVTRTGFRGCPFTNVSSEYDDPQHPARSAAADYKFELHMRLERLAAEVVPGGGEDLAAQVHLIIDGMYLSGGLLGPDGPASHGRRLAQKLIDAAVRDATA; encoded by the coding sequence GTGACTGCCGCAGCCCTCCCCCTGCACACGGCCGACGACGGCTCGGCACCCGTCCGTCGATCCCGCGCGGAGCGCCAGGAGATCGTCCTGGACACCGCCGAGCGACTGTTCTCGGCGCGCAGCTCGCGCAGTGTGGGCATGGACGAACTGGTCCGCGAGACCGGGCTGGGCAAGATGACGGTCTACCGGCTCTTCAAGAGCAAGGACGACCTGGTCGGCGCCTACCTGGCGCGCAAGGCGGCCACGGTGCTGTCCTACATCGACGCCGAGCTGATCCGGCTGGAGGGCGACCCCCGGGCCGCCCTGCTCTCGGTGGTCGACGCGGTGGAGAAGGACGTCACCCGCACCGGCTTCCGCGGCTGCCCGTTCACCAACGTCAGCAGCGAGTACGACGACCCGCAGCACCCCGCCCGCAGCGCCGCCGCCGACTACAAGTTCGAGCTGCACATGCGGCTGGAGCGGCTGGCCGCCGAGGTGGTGCCCGGCGGCGGGGAGGACCTCGCCGCCCAGGTGCACCTGATCATCGACGGGATGTACCTCTCCGGCGGGCTGCTGGGCCCCGACGGGCCGGCCTCCCACGGCCGCCGGCTCGCCCAGAAGCTGATCGACGCCGCCGTCCGGGACGCCACCGCCTGA
- a CDS encoding acyl-CoA dehydrogenase produces the protein MSHYTANLRDLEFNLFEFQSTKDRFGTGPFAQMDAETARGVLAEVRRLAEGPLAASFADADRNPPVFDPATHTVTLPESFRESVRAVEAGEWWRLDLPEELGGFGAPFSLRWAAFEMILGANPAVFMYGSGATFAAILHSLGTPDQQRLAELMIEHLWGATMVLTEPDAGSDVGAGRARAVQQPDGSWHITGVKRFISSAEHDLSDNIVHLVLARPEGAGPGTKGLSLFVVPKFHVDLATGELGERNGVYVTNLEKKMGLKVSTTCELTFGDGPVPARGWLVGDVHDGIAQMFRVIEYARMFVGTKAIATLSAGYQVALEYAKTRVQGADLTATAKDAPRVPITHHPDVRRSLMLQKAYAEGMRALYLYTATFRDQVMEAQAAGTTDSPEAVLAAKLNDLLLPVVKGFGSERATQLLTSESLQTLGGSGYLQDYPVEQYVRDSKIDTLYEGTTAIQGQDFFFRKIVRDGGVALTWLAEQVQATVTAEAGNGRLKVERALLGTALGDVQGMLTAMFGQLTAATEDRTKLYAVGQNTSRLLLAVGDLVTGWLLVRQAEVALAALAGDVGERDRHFYEGKLAATRFFCSQVLPKLTSERYLVEHTDNALMEVDEAAF, from the coding sequence ATGAGCCACTACACGGCCAACCTCCGCGACCTCGAGTTCAACCTCTTCGAGTTCCAGAGCACCAAGGACCGGTTCGGCACCGGGCCGTTCGCGCAGATGGACGCCGAGACCGCCCGCGGGGTGCTGGCCGAGGTCCGCCGGCTGGCCGAGGGGCCGCTGGCCGCATCCTTCGCCGACGCCGACCGGAACCCGCCGGTGTTCGACCCGGCGACGCACACGGTGACGCTGCCGGAGTCGTTCCGGGAGTCGGTCCGCGCGGTGGAGGCCGGCGAGTGGTGGCGGCTGGACCTGCCCGAGGAGCTCGGCGGCTTCGGCGCACCGTTCAGCTTGCGCTGGGCGGCGTTCGAGATGATCCTCGGCGCCAACCCGGCGGTGTTCATGTACGGCTCGGGCGCGACGTTCGCGGCGATCCTGCACTCGCTCGGCACCCCGGACCAGCAGCGGCTGGCCGAGCTGATGATCGAGCACCTCTGGGGCGCGACGATGGTGCTCACCGAACCCGACGCGGGCTCCGACGTCGGCGCCGGGCGGGCCCGGGCCGTGCAGCAGCCCGACGGCTCCTGGCACATCACCGGCGTCAAGCGCTTCATCTCCTCGGCCGAGCACGACCTGAGCGACAACATCGTGCACCTGGTGCTCGCCCGCCCGGAGGGGGCCGGGCCGGGCACCAAGGGGCTGTCGCTGTTCGTCGTCCCCAAGTTCCACGTCGACCTGGCCACCGGCGAGCTCGGCGAGCGCAACGGCGTGTACGTGACCAACCTCGAGAAGAAGATGGGCCTGAAGGTCTCCACCACCTGCGAGCTCACCTTCGGGGACGGACCGGTCCCGGCCCGGGGCTGGCTGGTCGGCGACGTGCACGACGGCATCGCCCAGATGTTCCGGGTCATCGAGTACGCGCGGATGTTCGTCGGCACCAAGGCGATCGCCACCCTGTCGGCCGGCTACCAGGTGGCCCTGGAGTACGCGAAGACGCGGGTGCAGGGCGCCGACCTCACCGCCACCGCCAAGGACGCCCCGCGGGTGCCGATCACCCACCACCCCGACGTCCGGCGCTCGCTGATGCTGCAGAAGGCCTACGCCGAGGGCATGCGCGCCCTCTACCTCTACACCGCCACCTTCCGCGACCAGGTGATGGAGGCCCAGGCCGCGGGCACCACCGACAGCCCGGAGGCCGTGCTCGCGGCGAAGCTGAACGACCTCCTGCTGCCCGTGGTCAAGGGCTTCGGCTCCGAGCGGGCCACCCAGCTGCTCACCAGCGAGTCGCTGCAGACCCTGGGCGGCTCGGGCTACCTGCAGGACTACCCGGTCGAGCAGTACGTCCGGGACTCCAAGATCGACACCCTCTACGAGGGGACGACGGCGATCCAGGGCCAGGACTTCTTCTTCCGGAAGATCGTCCGGGACGGCGGGGTGGCGCTGACCTGGCTGGCGGAGCAGGTCCAGGCCACCGTCACCGCGGAGGCGGGCAACGGCCGGCTCAAGGTCGAGCGCGCGCTGCTCGGCACCGCGCTGGGCGACGTGCAGGGGATGCTGACCGCGATGTTCGGCCAGCTGACCGCCGCGACCGAGGACCGCACCAAGCTCTACGCGGTCGGCCAGAACACCAGCCGGCTGCTGCTGGCGGTCGGCGACCTGGTCACCGGGTGGCTCCTGGTCCGCCAGGCGGAGGTGGCGCTCGCCGCGCTGGCCGGCGACGTGGGCGAGCGGGACCGGCACTTCTACGAGGGCAAGCTCGCCGCGACCCGGTTCTTCTGCAGCCAGGTGCTGCCGAAGCTGACCAGCGAGCGGTACCTCGTCGAGCACACCGACAACGCGCTGATGGAGGTCGACGAGGCCGCGTTCTGA
- a CDS encoding response regulator transcription factor, producing MIRVLLADDENLVRSAFAALLGLEDDLEVVAQASSGAEALAMARLHTPDVAVLDLQMPDRDGISVAGELTTVLPGCGLVIVTGHGRPGHLKRALEAGVRGFLPKTVGAAVLGDVVRTVHRGGRYVDPELAAEAISAGDSPLTPREADVLELAASGAPVEEIAVRAHLSPGTVRNYLSAAAAKLGASNRHAAVEAARRHGWI from the coding sequence ATGATCCGCGTGCTGCTGGCCGACGACGAGAACCTGGTCCGCTCGGCGTTCGCCGCCCTGCTCGGGCTGGAGGACGACCTCGAGGTGGTCGCCCAGGCGTCCTCCGGCGCCGAGGCGCTGGCCATGGCCCGCTTGCACACGCCGGACGTCGCCGTGCTGGACCTGCAGATGCCCGACCGGGACGGGATCAGCGTCGCGGGGGAGCTGACCACGGTGCTGCCCGGCTGCGGGCTGGTCATCGTCACCGGCCACGGCCGGCCCGGGCACCTCAAGCGGGCGCTGGAGGCCGGGGTCCGGGGCTTCCTGCCCAAGACGGTGGGGGCGGCCGTGCTGGGCGACGTCGTGCGCACGGTGCACCGGGGTGGGCGCTACGTCGACCCCGAGCTCGCCGCGGAGGCGATCAGCGCCGGGGACAGCCCGCTGACCCCGCGGGAGGCCGATGTCCTCGAGCTCGCCGCGAGCGGCGCCCCGGTCGAGGAGATCGCCGTCCGCGCCCACCTGTCGCCGGGCACCGTGCGCAACTACCTGTCGGCGGCCGCGGCGAAGCTGGGCGCGTCGAACCGGCACGCGGCCGTGGAGGCCGCGCGCCGGCACGGCTGGATCTGA
- a CDS encoding sensor histidine kinase, producing the protein MTAVPTVSRWWNSRTAPQRIDLYTRWSFYSFLAALPVLALAVLGAGVDGAAPGGGGLVFLAGSAVTGVAAVQLSRRGLAAHREGRQLPGGLTIAAFAAAGATAVGGAWAFAGSDSAGAVPWSVSLPLAAVLIACSTVWATRQLTPYAVGVGVVSGVAAALAGAHPVAAVAQGVVLAVTVLFVVLAFRFTVWVLDVVLEMERTRGVELQLAVAEERLRFARDLHDVMGRNLSAIAVKSQLAGELVRRDRPEAADEVADISRIAEESLREVREVVRGYRRTDLAGELAGARSVLRAAGVACTVHGEDAAVGLPEPVQVALGWVVREAVTNVLRHSDAADCWIGLERGEGEVALTVTNDGVTGEPGTGNGLTGLRERLAGAGGSLDASRDGDRFTLTATLPTGGAA; encoded by the coding sequence ATGACCGCCGTGCCGACCGTCTCGCGCTGGTGGAACAGCCGGACGGCGCCCCAGCGGATCGACCTGTACACGCGCTGGTCCTTCTACTCCTTCCTGGCCGCGCTGCCGGTCCTCGCGCTGGCGGTGCTCGGCGCCGGGGTCGATGGCGCGGCCCCGGGGGGCGGCGGGCTGGTGTTCCTGGCCGGCTCGGCCGTCACCGGGGTGGCGGCGGTCCAGCTCAGCCGTCGGGGACTGGCGGCGCACCGGGAGGGTCGTCAGCTCCCCGGGGGCCTGACGATCGCGGCGTTCGCGGCGGCCGGGGCGACGGCGGTCGGGGGCGCGTGGGCGTTCGCCGGGTCCGACTCCGCCGGCGCCGTCCCGTGGTCGGTCAGCCTGCCCCTCGCCGCCGTGCTCATCGCCTGCTCGACGGTCTGGGCGACCCGGCAGCTCACCCCGTACGCGGTGGGCGTCGGCGTGGTCAGCGGCGTCGCCGCCGCGCTGGCCGGCGCGCACCCGGTCGCGGCCGTCGCGCAGGGGGTCGTGCTGGCCGTCACGGTCCTGTTCGTGGTGCTCGCCTTCCGGTTCACCGTGTGGGTGCTCGACGTGGTGCTGGAGATGGAGCGCACCCGGGGCGTGGAGCTCCAGCTGGCGGTGGCCGAGGAGCGGCTCCGCTTCGCGCGGGACCTGCACGACGTGATGGGCCGCAACCTCTCGGCGATCGCGGTCAAGAGCCAGCTGGCCGGCGAGCTGGTGCGCCGGGACCGGCCGGAGGCCGCCGACGAGGTCGCCGACATCAGCCGGATCGCCGAGGAGTCGCTCCGGGAGGTGCGCGAGGTGGTCCGCGGGTACCGCCGCACCGACCTGGCCGGCGAGCTGGCCGGCGCCCGGTCGGTGCTGCGCGCCGCCGGGGTGGCCTGCACGGTGCACGGCGAGGACGCGGCGGTCGGGCTGCCCGAGCCGGTGCAGGTGGCGCTGGGCTGGGTGGTGCGGGAGGCCGTGACCAACGTGCTGCGGCACAGCGACGCCGCCGACTGCTGGATCGGGCTGGAGCGCGGTGAGGGGGAGGTCGCCCTGACGGTGACCAACGACGGGGTGACCGGCGAGCCGGGCACCGGCAACGGCCTGACCGGCCTCCGCGAGCGGCTGGCCGGGGCCGGCGGGTCGCTGGACGCCTCCCGTGACGGCGACCGCTTCACCCTGACCGCCACCCTGCCCACCGGAGGTGCCGCATGA
- a CDS encoding ABC transporter permease, which translates to MSAPTTDRSTLDRPTSGPGRLSRVWSLASAETRLLGRNRTALVNSVVLPLLFVAVVPALGLDDGEFPIGARLLVTAAGITLVMLTYYNLVTTYVARREDLVLQRMRTGELTDVEVLAGTAAPTVFVTLGQVVVIAAGVALLGEWSAPADVVLPLLALLAGTLLMVVLAAASTSFTRTPESAQITTLPIIVVSTGLSGVFYPLSVLPETLGEIARFLPLTPVVELLQLGLAGQTWDGELVDGSVWPHAGMPLAVLAGWLVVGAVAARRGFRWAPRR; encoded by the coding sequence ATGAGCGCCCCGACCACCGATCGCAGCACCCTCGACCGCCCCACGAGCGGACCGGGCCGGCTGTCCCGGGTCTGGTCCCTGGCCTCCGCCGAGACCCGGCTACTGGGCCGCAACCGCACCGCCCTGGTGAACTCGGTGGTCCTGCCGCTGCTGTTCGTCGCGGTCGTGCCGGCCCTGGGCCTGGACGACGGGGAGTTCCCCATCGGCGCCCGGCTGCTGGTGACCGCCGCCGGCATCACCCTGGTGATGCTGACCTACTACAACCTGGTCACCACCTACGTCGCCCGCCGGGAGGACCTGGTGCTGCAGCGGATGCGCACCGGGGAGCTGACCGACGTCGAGGTGCTGGCCGGCACCGCCGCGCCGACCGTGTTCGTCACCCTCGGCCAGGTGGTGGTCATCGCCGCGGGCGTGGCGCTGCTCGGTGAGTGGTCGGCCCCCGCCGACGTCGTCCTGCCGCTGCTCGCCCTGCTCGCCGGGACGCTGCTGATGGTCGTGCTGGCCGCGGCGAGCACCAGCTTCACCCGCACGCCGGAGTCCGCGCAGATCACCACGCTGCCGATCATCGTCGTCTCCACCGGGCTCTCCGGGGTCTTCTACCCGCTGTCCGTGCTGCCCGAGACGCTGGGCGAGATCGCCCGGTTCCTGCCGCTCACCCCCGTCGTGGAGCTGCTGCAGCTGGGCCTGGCCGGCCAGACCTGGGACGGCGAGCTGGTCGACGGGAGCGTCTGGCCGCACGCCGGCATGCCGCTGGCGGTGCTCGCCGGGTGGCTGGTGGTGGGCGCGGTCGCCGCCCGGCGCGGGTTCCGGTGGGCTCCCCGCCGGTGA
- a CDS encoding ABC transporter ATP-binding protein, whose amino-acid sequence MHPTPTRSPSIAPTAAPAIEVTDLRRSYGDFEAVRGISFEVQPGEVFALLGVNGAGKTSALEVLEGLAPPAAGAVRVLGADPVRDRARVRPHLGVLLQTSGLPGDLTVAETLRAWAGTLTGPRPVPEALAQVQLADRADVRVRSLSGGERRRLDLALSLLGRPAVVVLDEPTTGLDPESRRQVWELVKGLVADGAAVLLTTHHLEEAEELADRVAIMRGGQIVLSGTQAEIAETQPATIRFTLDDDAPQPPVPTGVQVVGQGRRVEWHTRALQPVLAELLAWAAEHGVVLRTLLARAGSLEQAFLAVADGTDPRTTQEENR is encoded by the coding sequence GTGCACCCCACCCCCACCCGCTCACCGTCCATCGCACCGACGGCGGCCCCGGCGATCGAGGTCACCGACCTGCGCCGCAGCTACGGCGACTTCGAGGCGGTGCGCGGCATCTCGTTCGAGGTGCAGCCCGGTGAGGTGTTCGCCCTGCTCGGCGTCAACGGGGCGGGCAAGACCTCCGCGCTGGAGGTGCTCGAGGGCCTGGCCCCGCCCGCGGCCGGCGCGGTGCGGGTGCTCGGCGCCGACCCGGTGCGTGACCGGGCCCGGGTGCGGCCGCACCTGGGGGTGCTCCTGCAGACCAGCGGCCTGCCCGGCGACCTGACGGTCGCCGAGACCCTGCGCGCCTGGGCGGGCACGCTGACCGGTCCGCGGCCGGTGCCCGAGGCGCTGGCCCAGGTGCAGCTGGCCGACCGCGCCGACGTCCGGGTGCGCAGCCTCTCCGGCGGTGAGCGCCGCCGGCTGGACCTCGCGCTGTCGCTGCTCGGCCGGCCCGCCGTCGTCGTGCTGGACGAGCCGACCACCGGACTCGACCCGGAGTCCCGCCGGCAGGTCTGGGAGCTGGTGAAGGGGCTGGTGGCCGACGGCGCCGCGGTCCTGCTGACCACCCACCACCTGGAGGAGGCCGAGGAGCTCGCCGACCGGGTCGCGATCATGCGCGGCGGCCAGATCGTGCTGTCCGGCACCCAGGCCGAGATCGCCGAGACCCAGCCGGCCACCATCCGCTTCACCCTCGACGACGACGCCCCGCAGCCACCCGTGCCCACGGGCGTGCAGGTGGTCGGCCAGGGCCGGCGGGTCGAGTGGCACACCCGCGCGCTGCAACCGGTGCTGGCCGAGCTGCTGGCCTGGGCCGCCGAGCACGGCGTCGTGCTGCGGACGCTGCTGGCCCGCGCGGGCTCCCTCGAGCAGGCCTTCCTCGCCGTCGCCGACGGCACCGACCCCCGCACGACGCAGGAGGAGAACCGATGA
- a CDS encoding 3-methyladenine DNA glycosylase produces MPPLLSTAPTVLPEREWRAREADHQARMETWLGPHRARRQAGATHPVLDFLFTYYSEPPGRLRRWHPGVGTVLAGAAASERLNWPFYAATADGVGLDRAAFLDKRRSAVGWIEGLLGGTASRPGQFGCFGLHEWAMLYRPEDGEVRHPLPLRLGQAGTDAVVESHRVQCSHIDAYRFFTRAGAPRNTLRPTRETQPAMDQPGCLHATMDLYKWAYKLSPAVPGELLADCFALAADVRELDMRASPYDLSAHGYSPVAIETPEGKAEYVAAQRGFAARGGVLRERLLTVCRELLDGA; encoded by the coding sequence GTGCCCCCGCTGCTCTCCACCGCGCCGACGGTGCTGCCCGAGCGGGAGTGGCGTGCCCGGGAGGCGGACCACCAGGCCCGGATGGAGACCTGGCTGGGACCCCACCGCGCACGCCGGCAGGCCGGCGCCACCCACCCGGTGCTGGACTTCCTGTTCACCTACTACTCCGAGCCCCCCGGCCGGCTGCGGCGCTGGCACCCCGGCGTCGGCACCGTGCTGGCCGGTGCGGCGGCCAGCGAGCGGCTGAACTGGCCGTTCTACGCGGCCACCGCCGACGGCGTCGGCCTGGACCGGGCCGCGTTCCTGGACAAGCGGCGCAGCGCCGTCGGCTGGATCGAGGGCCTGCTGGGCGGCACCGCGTCCCGGCCCGGCCAGTTCGGCTGCTTCGGGCTGCACGAGTGGGCGATGCTCTACCGCCCCGAGGACGGCGAGGTGCGCCACCCGCTGCCCTTGCGGTTGGGGCAGGCCGGCACCGACGCGGTGGTGGAGTCGCACCGGGTGCAGTGCAGCCACATCGACGCCTACCGGTTCTTCACCCGCGCCGGCGCACCGCGGAACACCCTGCGGCCCACCCGGGAGACCCAGCCCGCGATGGACCAGCCCGGCTGCCTGCACGCGACGATGGACCTCTACAAGTGGGCGTACAAGCTCAGCCCGGCCGTCCCCGGCGAGCTGCTGGCCGACTGCTTCGCGCTCGCCGCCGACGTCCGGGAGCTGGACATGCGTGCCTCGCCCTACGACCTGAGCGCGCACGGGTACTCCCCGGTGGCGATCGAGACGCCGGAGGGCAAGGCCGAGTACGTGGCCGCCCAGCGCGGCTTCGCCGCCCGCGGCGGGGTGCTCCGCGAGCGACTGCTGACCGTCTGCCGGGAGCTGCTGGACGGCGCGTAG
- a CDS encoding GGDEF domain-containing protein, whose translation MTGSSGVDRPRRGERPAAEGVTLTGLGLLGAGVLLHVGLVAALGPDPENAGLQLVVLAAQLVACAAVYRWRSRLPARTWPTLTVLATPMLGVVPVYYPEAVLVAVPVLFLLVVFTAKLLGRGVARLVTAEAVGVGAWIASQLDGGIALLAVHVVFVGGVLLLVHVTLARAADEQDLLVARLAHAADVDGLTGLLSRRAFEAGLDDALQRSSAPCSLLLVDLDRFKSVNDGFGHPAGDAALRHVGGLVEAAVRRFGGLVGRLGGDELGVLLVGCAQPVALERAEELVRAVRTAPLVLPAGISLPLSISVGVATSDDGDRVALYAAADAALYAAKTSGRDQASGDQRHDRRTLPQAVPADAVP comes from the coding sequence ATGACAGGCAGCAGTGGCGTGGACCGGCCACGGCGCGGGGAGCGACCCGCAGCCGAGGGTGTGACCCTGACCGGCCTGGGTCTGCTGGGCGCCGGTGTGCTGCTCCACGTCGGGCTGGTCGCTGCGCTCGGTCCCGACCCGGAGAACGCCGGCCTGCAGCTGGTGGTCCTGGCGGCCCAGCTGGTGGCCTGTGCCGCGGTGTACCGCTGGCGATCGCGGCTGCCGGCGCGGACCTGGCCCACGCTGACGGTCCTGGCGACCCCGATGCTGGGCGTGGTGCCGGTCTACTACCCCGAAGCCGTCCTCGTCGCGGTCCCCGTGCTGTTCCTGCTCGTGGTCTTCACCGCGAAACTGCTGGGGCGGGGGGTGGCACGGCTGGTCACGGCCGAGGCGGTGGGGGTCGGCGCGTGGATCGCCAGCCAGCTGGACGGCGGCATCGCCCTCCTTGCGGTGCACGTGGTCTTCGTCGGCGGGGTGCTGCTCCTCGTGCACGTCACCCTGGCGCGGGCCGCGGACGAGCAGGACCTGCTGGTGGCGAGGCTCGCCCATGCGGCCGACGTCGACGGCCTGACCGGCCTCCTCTCGCGGCGGGCCTTCGAGGCCGGTCTGGACGACGCCCTGCAGCGGTCGTCGGCGCCGTGCAGTCTGCTGCTGGTCGACCTGGACCGCTTCAAGTCGGTCAACGACGGGTTCGGCCACCCGGCCGGCGACGCCGCACTGCGGCACGTGGGCGGCCTGGTCGAGGCCGCGGTGCGCCGCTTCGGTGGCCTCGTCGGTCGCCTCGGGGGCGACGAGCTGGGCGTCCTGCTCGTGGGCTGCGCCCAGCCGGTGGCCCTGGAGCGGGCCGAGGAGCTCGTGCGCGCCGTCCGGACGGCGCCGCTGGTCCTGCCCGCGGGCATCTCCCTGCCGCTGAGCATCAGCGTCGGCGTGGCCACCTCCGACGACGGGGACCGGGTGGCGCTCTACGCGGCCGCCGACGCGGCCCTGTACGCGGCGAAGACGTCCGGCCGGGACCAGGCGTCCGGTGATCAGCGCCACGATCGCCGGACGCTGCCGCAGGCGGTACCCGCCGACGCGGTCCCGTAG
- a CDS encoding tyrosine-protein phosphatase, translating to MTSTRTDRWLHLDGTTNTRDLGGLPTVDGGTTQFGRVLRSDNLQTLSDADVRTLVEEVGLTEVIDLRTTAEILMEGRGPLRAVDAVTHRHFTLLPERGLRTDVFAAEEDDEEIRAQLPADWAESILPRQHAPGDEGEPPAVRSYLGYLTDSADNVLAALRALTAGPGAAVVHCAAGKDRTGVVSALALAVAGATPEAIVADYAQTAEIIDALVAKLASSSTYAEDMTRRDVASHTPRAESMRRVLEVLDQRWGGPVGWLEQHGFGADEQSALRARLRD from the coding sequence GTGACCTCCACCCGCACGGACCGCTGGCTGCACCTGGACGGGACGACGAACACCCGGGACCTGGGCGGGCTGCCCACCGTCGACGGCGGCACGACGCAGTTCGGGCGGGTGCTCCGCAGCGACAACCTGCAGACGCTCAGCGACGCCGACGTCCGCACGCTGGTGGAGGAGGTCGGGCTGACCGAGGTGATCGACCTGCGCACCACCGCGGAGATCCTGATGGAGGGCCGCGGCCCGCTGCGCGCCGTCGACGCCGTCACCCACCGGCACTTCACGCTGCTGCCCGAGCGGGGCCTGCGCACCGACGTCTTCGCCGCCGAGGAGGACGACGAGGAGATCCGCGCGCAGCTGCCGGCCGACTGGGCGGAGTCGATCCTGCCCCGGCAGCACGCGCCCGGCGACGAGGGCGAGCCGCCCGCCGTCCGCTCCTACCTGGGCTACCTGACCGACAGCGCCGACAACGTGCTGGCCGCGCTGCGGGCGCTGACCGCCGGGCCGGGCGCCGCGGTGGTGCACTGCGCCGCCGGCAAGGACCGCACCGGGGTGGTGTCGGCGCTGGCCCTGGCGGTGGCCGGGGCGACGCCGGAGGCGATCGTCGCCGACTACGCGCAGACCGCGGAGATCATCGACGCGCTGGTCGCCAAGCTGGCCAGCAGCTCCACCTACGCCGAGGACATGACCCGTCGCGACGTCGCCAGCCACACCCCGCGGGCGGAGTCGATGCGCCGGGTGCTGGAGGTGCTCGACCAGCGCTGGGGTGGCCCGGTCGGCTGGCTGGAGCAGCACGGCTTCGGCGCCGACGAGCAGTCCGCGCTCCGCGCCCGCCTCCGCGACTGA